A window of the Cellvibrio sp. pealriver genome harbors these coding sequences:
- the hisG gene encoding ATP phosphoribosyltransferase codes for MSQTLTIALTKGRILEETLPLLAAADIRPLEDMEKSRKLVFETTQPNVRFLLLRGADVPTYVQFGAADMGISGKDTLMENGAEGLYEPLDLNIARCKLMTAGVKGESLPAGRIRVATKYVNIAKQYYASQGRQTDIIKLYGAMELAPIMNLADEIVDIVDTGNTLRANGLEPRDFIADISSRLIVNKASMKMKHVQIQNIIDYIAKAVAVD; via the coding sequence ATGAGTCAAACCCTGACCATCGCGCTCACCAAAGGGCGCATTCTGGAAGAGACATTACCACTGCTGGCGGCAGCGGATATTCGCCCGCTTGAAGATATGGAAAAAAGCCGCAAGCTGGTATTTGAAACTACCCAGCCCAATGTGCGTTTTTTATTGTTGCGCGGTGCAGATGTTCCCACCTACGTGCAATTTGGTGCAGCCGATATGGGCATTTCCGGAAAAGACACCTTGATGGAAAACGGTGCTGAAGGGTTGTACGAACCGCTCGATTTAAATATCGCACGCTGCAAATTAATGACCGCTGGCGTGAAGGGCGAATCCCTGCCGGCTGGTCGTATTCGTGTTGCTACCAAGTATGTGAATATCGCCAAACAATATTACGCATCCCAAGGTCGTCAAACTGACATCATCAAACTTTACGGTGCGATGGAATTGGCTCCGATTATGAATTTGGCCGACGAAATTGTGGATATTGTCGATACCGGCAATACCCTGCGTGCGAATGGTTTGGAGCCGCGCGATTTTATTGCAGATATTAGCTCGCGTTTGATCGTGAACAAAGCATCGATGAAAATGAAACACGTACAAATCCAAAACATTATCGACTATATCGCCAAGGCAGTTGCAGTCGATTAG
- the petA gene encoding ubiquinol-cytochrome c reductase iron-sulfur subunit, whose amino-acid sequence MSNDAVNKTRRRVLIGATCAVGAVGAVGAAIPFVGSWNPSAKAKAAGAPVKYNLSKIEPGAMVTVEWRGKPVFIVRRTQAALDSLKKVEQQGVLLDAESNEPQQPEYAKNPERAINKEFAILLGICTHLGCAPMYRPDVGAADLGGEKWQGGFFCPCHGSKYDLAGRVYTGVPAPLNLEVPPHKYESDAVVVIGEDQGA is encoded by the coding sequence ATGAGTAATGACGCAGTAAATAAAACGCGCCGTCGCGTATTAATCGGAGCCACGTGTGCAGTGGGTGCGGTTGGTGCAGTGGGTGCTGCTATTCCTTTTGTGGGTTCGTGGAACCCGAGTGCCAAGGCAAAAGCTGCTGGTGCGCCAGTAAAGTACAACCTTAGCAAAATCGAGCCAGGTGCCATGGTTACTGTTGAGTGGCGCGGCAAGCCTGTGTTTATTGTTCGCCGTACGCAAGCTGCTCTGGATAGCTTGAAGAAAGTAGAGCAGCAAGGCGTGTTGCTGGATGCTGAATCCAATGAGCCTCAGCAGCCTGAATACGCCAAGAACCCGGAGCGCGCAATCAATAAAGAGTTTGCAATCCTGCTTGGGATTTGTACGCACCTTGGTTGTGCTCCTATGTATCGTCCTGATGTTGGGGCAGCCGATTTGGGTGGCGAAAAATGGCAAGGTGGTTTCTTCTGCCCATGTCATGGTTCCAAATATGATCTGGCTGGCCGCGTATATACCGGCGTACCTGCACCGCTGAACCTGGAAGTTCCTCCTCATAAATATGAGAGCGATGCTGTTGTTGTGATTGGCGAAGACCAGGGGGCTTGA
- the hisD gene encoding histidinol dehydrogenase — protein sequence MSDSIITRLDASQSDFNQQLDQLLAWESVSDTRVAAVVDDILHQVKTRGDIAVVEFTNKFDRRAAQSMNDFVVTPAELQNALMQIRPEQRAALEVAAERIRSYHQHQLQSSWRYTEADGTVLGQQISAMERVGLYVPGGKASYPSSVLMNAIPAKVAGVDELTMVVPAPDGEISPMVLAAAAIAGVDRVITIGGAQAVAALAYGTETIAKVDKIVGPGNIYVATAKRAVFGQVAIDMIAGPSEILVVCDGLTDPDWIAMDLFSQAEHDEQAQSILLCPDAEYLDKVEASIKKLLPTLARESIASVSLKNRGALIKVADMEQAIAVSNRIAPEHLELSIADPEAWLPKVRHAGAIFMGRFTPEALGDYCAGPNHVLPTSGTARFSSPLGVYDFQKRSSIIMCSASGASELSKTASVLARSEYLEAHARSAEYRIIE from the coding sequence ATGTCTGACTCTATCATCACCCGTTTGGATGCAAGTCAAAGCGATTTTAATCAGCAGTTGGATCAATTGTTGGCCTGGGAATCGGTAAGTGATACCCGTGTTGCAGCAGTTGTCGATGACATCTTGCATCAAGTGAAAACGCGCGGTGATATTGCAGTGGTGGAGTTCACCAATAAATTTGACCGTCGTGCAGCGCAAAGCATGAATGATTTTGTTGTCACGCCAGCAGAATTACAAAATGCGCTGATGCAAATCCGCCCTGAGCAACGTGCTGCCCTGGAAGTTGCTGCTGAACGTATTCGCAGTTATCACCAGCATCAATTGCAAAGTTCATGGCGCTACACGGAAGCTGACGGCACTGTGCTTGGCCAGCAAATTTCGGCGATGGAGCGTGTGGGGTTGTATGTGCCCGGTGGTAAAGCGTCTTACCCTTCATCGGTGTTGATGAATGCGATTCCGGCCAAGGTCGCAGGTGTTGATGAATTAACGATGGTAGTGCCCGCGCCCGATGGTGAAATCAGCCCAATGGTGTTGGCAGCTGCAGCGATTGCGGGCGTGGATCGCGTCATTACGATTGGTGGTGCGCAAGCAGTTGCGGCGCTTGCCTACGGAACGGAAACCATTGCTAAAGTCGATAAAATTGTCGGCCCTGGTAATATCTATGTAGCGACGGCCAAGCGCGCGGTATTTGGCCAGGTGGCGATTGATATGATCGCTGGCCCTTCTGAAATTTTAGTGGTGTGCGATGGTTTGACCGACCCCGATTGGATCGCCATGGATTTATTCAGTCAGGCCGAGCACGATGAACAGGCGCAATCGATTTTGCTGTGCCCGGATGCGGAATATTTGGATAAGGTTGAAGCATCTATTAAAAAATTGTTGCCAACACTTGCGCGCGAAAGTATCGCCAGCGTGTCGTTAAAAAATCGCGGTGCCTTGATTAAAGTTGCAGATATGGAGCAGGCGATTGCCGTGAGTAATCGTATTGCGCCTGAGCATTTGGAATTGTCGATTGCTGACCCGGAAGCCTGGTTGCCAAAAGTGCGCCACGCGGGCGCGATTTTTATGGGTCGTTTTACTCCGGAAGCACTGGGCGATTATTGCGCTGGCCCCAACCACGTATTGCCCACCTCAGGTACTGCGCGCTTCTCATCGCCACTGGGTGTGTACGATTTCCAAAAGCGCAGCTCGATTATTATGTGCTCGGCATCGGGTGCATCAGAGTTGTCCAAAACAGCATCGGTGCTTGCACGCAGTGAATATCTTGAAGCGCATGCGCGCTCGGCGGAGTATCGTATTATCGAGTGA
- a CDS encoding YhcB family protein has protein sequence MYSFSAVAITGVVCLLIGAGLGALALYVFRTKLLGRDIEQRLHEAESSLQGYQRDVAEHFAQTSQLVNNLTNAYRDVHEHLANGALKLATPAISRQILDSANNNLGSESKAYINEQRIEPPRDWAPKAPGAKGALSDDYDLRDDHHEKVNMPTESADDYDFDGKANRY, from the coding sequence GTGTATTCATTCAGTGCTGTCGCTATTACCGGTGTAGTGTGTTTGTTGATAGGTGCGGGGCTCGGCGCTCTCGCGCTTTATGTTTTTCGCACAAAATTACTTGGGCGCGATATAGAACAGCGCCTGCATGAAGCAGAAAGCTCACTGCAAGGTTATCAGCGCGATGTAGCCGAGCATTTTGCCCAAACATCACAGCTAGTAAACAACCTGACCAATGCCTATCGCGATGTTCATGAACATTTGGCGAATGGTGCACTGAAACTGGCTACACCTGCTATTAGCCGTCAAATTCTGGATTCGGCCAATAATAATCTTGGCTCGGAGAGCAAAGCCTACATTAACGAACAACGTATCGAGCCGCCGAGAGACTGGGCACCAAAAGCTCCCGGTGCAAAAGGCGCACTCAGTGACGATTACGATCTTCGTGACGATCACCACGAAAAGGTCAACATGCCAACCGAATCGGCAGATGACTATGATTTTGATGGCAAAGCCAATCGTTATTAA
- a CDS encoding alpha/beta hydrolase codes for MNFPFAKEEQVLIPGPAGQIESSVHQGDEAGHFAGQNRLVVICHPHPVHGGTMDNKVVTTLMRTYRDLGIHVLRFNFRGVGKSAGCFDNAIGELQDLLAVLKWAKQAMPGVGLLLAGFSFGSSIAAQACYQVDGVQHLTLVAPPVERYPYDCDGRFPCALTVIQGDKDERVFAEGVYAWIDTLGSPAELLRYPEAGHFFHGYLAQLKADLTVILLRQLSAL; via the coding sequence ATGAATTTTCCATTCGCAAAAGAAGAGCAGGTCTTGATTCCCGGGCCTGCAGGTCAAATAGAATCTAGCGTTCATCAGGGGGATGAAGCCGGTCATTTTGCGGGACAAAACCGGTTGGTAGTGATTTGTCATCCTCATCCTGTTCATGGTGGCACTATGGACAATAAGGTCGTGACCACATTAATGCGGACGTATCGTGATCTTGGTATTCACGTGTTGCGCTTTAATTTTCGTGGTGTAGGCAAAAGCGCAGGCTGTTTTGATAACGCTATTGGCGAATTACAGGATCTGCTTGCTGTGCTCAAATGGGCCAAGCAAGCCATGCCGGGTGTTGGGCTCCTGCTTGCAGGTTTTTCATTTGGTTCCTCTATTGCAGCACAGGCCTGTTATCAGGTTGATGGCGTTCAGCATCTCACCTTGGTTGCACCACCCGTGGAACGCTATCCCTATGATTGCGATGGCCGGTTTCCTTGTGCGCTGACGGTGATTCAAGGGGACAAGGATGAGCGCGTATTTGCAGAAGGGGTTTATGCTTGGATCGATACCTTGGGTAGCCCTGCTGAATTATTGCGCTATCCTGAAGCTGGGCATTTTTTTCATGGCTATTTAGCTCAGCTGAAAGCCGACTTGACGGTGATTTTGTTAAGGCAGCTTTCTGCTCTTTGA
- the zapE gene encoding cell division protein ZapE, with protein MTTSISSSLILLSPLQRYERDLARSDFRHDAAQADAVAHLQRLYEQLVAAWRTEQESSGFGALIKRFIQPRQRELVRGLYFWGGVGRGKTYLMDNFFESLPFEQKMRAHFHRFMRRVHAELKQLDGQKNPLKKVADIIASEARVICFDEFFVSDITDAMILGTLMEELFARGVTLVATSNIVPDGLYKDGLQRARFLPAIDLLNKHTLVVNVDGGVDYRLRALEQAELYHSPLDDEADKSLMCSFKSLVSANSDIRESVELEVEGRMIRARYLAEGVAWFDFADLCDGPRSQNDYIELAREYHSVILSNVPGLGREKDDQARRFVNLVDEFYDRQVKLVISAARPLVGLYATGKLDFEFQRTVSRLLEMQSHEYLARPHRPE; from the coding sequence ATGACAACCTCTATTTCTTCTTCCCTTATTCTTCTTTCTCCTTTGCAACGCTACGAGCGCGATCTGGCTCGTTCGGATTTTCGTCATGATGCAGCACAAGCCGATGCAGTTGCGCACTTGCAGCGTCTTTATGAGCAATTGGTTGCTGCATGGCGCACAGAGCAGGAATCGTCAGGTTTTGGTGCGCTCATAAAACGATTTATCCAGCCCAGGCAGCGGGAGTTGGTGCGCGGTTTGTATTTTTGGGGTGGGGTAGGTCGTGGCAAAACCTATCTGATGGACAATTTTTTTGAAAGCTTGCCCTTTGAGCAAAAGATGCGCGCACACTTTCATCGGTTCATGCGTCGTGTGCATGCTGAGTTAAAGCAGCTGGATGGCCAGAAAAATCCGTTAAAAAAAGTAGCTGATATCATTGCATCAGAAGCGAGAGTCATTTGCTTTGATGAGTTTTTTGTATCGGACATTACCGATGCCATGATTCTTGGGACATTAATGGAAGAGTTGTTTGCTCGCGGTGTTACTTTAGTGGCTACGTCAAATATCGTTCCGGATGGTTTGTACAAAGACGGATTGCAGCGAGCACGCTTTCTGCCTGCGATCGATTTGCTCAATAAGCACACCCTTGTCGTCAATGTGGATGGTGGAGTTGATTATCGGTTGAGGGCGCTGGAACAAGCTGAGCTCTATCATTCTCCTTTGGATGATGAGGCCGATAAGAGCCTGATGTGCAGTTTTAAGAGTTTGGTGTCTGCCAATAGCGATATTCGTGAGAGCGTTGAGTTGGAAGTTGAAGGCCGTATGATACGTGCACGTTATCTGGCTGAAGGAGTTGCCTGGTTTGATTTTGCTGATCTCTGTGATGGTCCCCGTTCGCAGAATGATTACATTGAACTTGCGCGGGAATACCATTCCGTGATCCTGAGTAATGTACCTGGTTTAGGGCGTGAAAAAGATGATCAGGCGCGGCGTTTTGTTAATTTGGTTGATGAATTCTACGATCGTCAAGTCAAGCTGGTCATATCGGCTGCAAGACCTTTAGTTGGGTTGTACGCAACAGGAAAGTTGGATTTTGAGTTCCAGCGCACCGTTAGTCGCTTGCTTGAGATGCAAAGCCATGAGTACCTCGCTCGCCCTCATCGCCCGGAATAA
- a CDS encoding S1C family serine protease, which translates to MFLQRVLHFIGWPVTAGIIIALLALLLFPQLRQPATLPVTKTSPVQYGMVSYADAVNRAAPAVVNVYTEKRVLQRYQNLYNHPLYRQLYNRSNTPEQQRMQNTLGSGVIVDAQGHILTNKHVVNGADKILVLLYDGRGASAELIGTDPENDLAVLKINADNLNPITIGNSNHIRVGDVVLAIGNPFGVGQSVSQGIVSATGRWNLGINSAENFIQTDAAINPGNSGGALIDAYGNLIGINTAMLDETGASVGISFAVPAEKAMNSLRQIIEYGEVRRGWLGLAVNSLTHEQIKEMGLNGLVVTEIEGKSPAEKAGFQKGDIITHIDGVALIDAPSLVNSLRNIQPNAEITFKVIRNGELKELNAIAGFPPTKT; encoded by the coding sequence ATGTTCTTACAGCGCGTGCTGCACTTTATTGGCTGGCCAGTGACCGCAGGCATTATCATTGCGCTACTTGCACTTTTGCTTTTCCCTCAATTGCGTCAACCCGCGACTCTACCAGTAACCAAAACATCACCCGTGCAATACGGTATGGTTTCGTATGCTGATGCCGTTAACCGCGCAGCACCCGCGGTGGTCAATGTGTACACCGAAAAACGCGTATTGCAACGCTATCAAAACCTCTACAACCATCCGCTTTATCGTCAACTCTATAATAGATCCAATACTCCTGAGCAGCAGCGGATGCAAAATACGCTGGGCTCTGGGGTTATCGTCGATGCGCAAGGCCACATACTCACCAACAAGCACGTTGTGAATGGTGCCGATAAGATTTTAGTTCTGCTTTACGATGGGCGCGGCGCATCGGCCGAGTTAATTGGCACTGATCCGGAAAATGATTTGGCGGTGCTCAAAATCAACGCCGATAATTTAAATCCAATTACTATCGGCAATTCCAACCATATTCGCGTAGGCGATGTGGTACTTGCCATTGGCAATCCATTTGGTGTTGGCCAGAGCGTTAGCCAAGGTATTGTCAGCGCAACAGGGCGTTGGAATTTAGGTATCAATAGTGCCGAAAATTTCATTCAAACCGATGCAGCAATTAACCCTGGCAACTCCGGCGGAGCATTGATTGATGCTTATGGCAATTTGATAGGTATTAATACCGCCATGCTGGATGAAACCGGAGCATCCGTAGGCATTAGCTTTGCAGTTCCTGCGGAAAAAGCGATGAACTCCTTGCGCCAAATTATCGAGTATGGAGAGGTTCGTCGCGGCTGGCTGGGGCTCGCTGTCAACTCACTGACCCATGAACAAATTAAAGAGATGGGCTTGAACGGACTGGTTGTCACCGAGATCGAAGGCAAAAGCCCTGCAGAAAAAGCAGGATTCCAAAAAGGCGACATTATTACCCATATAGATGGAGTCGCTCTGATCGATGCACCGTCACTTGTCAATTCCTTGCGCAATATCCAACCCAATGCAGAAATCACCTTCAAAGTGATTCGCAACGGCGAATTGAAAGAGCTAAACGCGATTGCAGGTTTTCCCCCTACCAAAACCTAA
- the rpsI gene encoding 30S ribosomal protein S9, giving the protein MSAQFYGTGRRKTSTARVFITAGTGAIIVNDRPLDEYFGRPVARMVVRQPLELVGLVEKFDVNVTVSGGGSFGQAGAIRHGLTRALMEYDESLRSELRKAGYVTRDSREVERKKVGLRKARKKPQFSKR; this is encoded by the coding sequence ATGTCTGCACAATTTTACGGCACCGGCCGTCGCAAAACCTCTACCGCACGTGTATTCATCACTGCTGGTACTGGTGCAATTATTGTTAATGATCGTCCATTGGATGAGTACTTCGGCCGCCCGGTTGCGCGCATGGTAGTGCGCCAGCCTTTGGAGTTGGTCGGTTTGGTAGAAAAATTTGACGTAAATGTTACTGTCTCTGGTGGCGGTAGCTTTGGTCAGGCGGGCGCTATTCGTCACGGCCTGACTCGTGCTCTGATGGAGTACGATGAGTCTCTGCGTAGCGAATTGCGTAAAGCTGGTTACGTTACTCGCGATTCTCGTGAAGTTGAGCGTAAGAAGGTTGGTCTGCGCAAAGCGCGTAAGAAGCCGCAATTCTCCAAGCGTTAA
- the rplM gene encoding 50S ribosomal protein L13, producing the protein MKTYIAKAESVVNDWFIVDAAGKTLGRLSAEIASRLRGKHKPEFTPHVDTGDYIVVINAAQVRVTGRKATDKIYYSHTGFVGGIKSISFQKLIEKAPERTIETAVKGMLPKGPLGRAMFKKLKVYAGNEHPHAAQQPKELNI; encoded by the coding sequence ATGAAGACCTATATTGCCAAAGCAGAATCTGTCGTTAATGACTGGTTCATCGTGGATGCGGCGGGAAAAACACTCGGCCGTTTATCTGCGGAAATTGCTTCACGCTTGCGTGGCAAGCACAAGCCAGAATTCACCCCACACGTTGATACCGGTGATTACATCGTTGTGATCAATGCTGCTCAAGTGCGCGTGACTGGCCGTAAAGCGACTGACAAGATTTACTACTCTCACACTGGTTTTGTGGGTGGTATTAAATCTATCAGCTTCCAAAAGTTGATTGAAAAAGCGCCAGAGCGCACCATCGAAACTGCTGTTAAAGGCATGTTGCCGAAAGGTCCACTGGGTCGTGCTATGTTCAAAAAACTGAAAGTTTATGCAGGTAATGAGCATCCACATGCTGCTCAGCAACCTAAAGAACTGAACATCTAA